A single region of the Gossypium arboreum isolate Shixiya-1 chromosome 12, ASM2569848v2, whole genome shotgun sequence genome encodes:
- the LOC108477538 gene encoding uncharacterized protein LOC108477538, whose product MRTAGLGNTFEQWCHEIREEKANTDRWERKFREAQARNEDLEKSLSESRNEQGELRARVAELKKSLHQYRNRNTTLELRASLSKIEEMKGRIEELETSLQNYKIQIQFFEANEDHWKGQLHHAQDQTGEIGEDAKRHARTNARTNAVSNTRATSKIQQEMKEQMMESQREMMSQLSKLLSGGMDKGKGLMDQVEETNEDLQYPLASLQHMYR is encoded by the exons ATGAGGACTGCGGGTTTAGGTAACACTTTCGAACAATGGTGCCATGAAATTCGAGAAGAAAAGGCTAATACCGACCGGTGGGAAAGGAAATTTCGAGAAGCTCAGGCACGAAACGAAGATTTGGAGAAAAGTCTGTCGGAAAGTAGAAATGAGCAAGGGGAATTAAGGGCTAGAGTGGCAGAACTCAAGAAGTCTCTACATCAATACCGAAACCGCAACACCACATTAGAATTGAGGGCGAGcttgagcaagatagaagaaatgaaaggaagaaTAGAAGAGTTAGAGACGTCACTGCAAAACTATAAGATACAGATCCAGTTTTTCGAGGCAAATGAGGATCATTGGAAAGGGCAGCTTCACCATgcgcaagaccaa ACTGGAGAAATTGGAGAAGATGCAAAAAGACATGCAAGAACAAATGCAAGAACAAATGCAGTCTCAAATACAAGAGCAACTAGCAAGATTCAGCAAGAGATGAAGGAGCAAATGATGGAGTCCCAGAGAGAAATGATGTCCCAGTTATCCAAATTGCTGTCGGGAGGAatggataagggaaagggccTCATGGACCAAGTTGAGGAAACTAATGAAGATCTCCAATACCCCCTGGCTTCACTTCAACACATGTACCGATGA